A region from the Hippoglossus hippoglossus isolate fHipHip1 chromosome 18, fHipHip1.pri, whole genome shotgun sequence genome encodes:
- the LOC117751987 gene encoding L-selectin-like isoform X3, whose product MNWTEAQSYCRETYTDLATIENTEEMKKLKDTVSAAGYDSEIWIGLYSHIDWKWSDGFNQSGAEYRSWESPDPNYHEANELCVVINKNGKWIYDDCHRKTVFVCYNGTLEDSDFELVNTSKNWTEAQRHCREHYTDLVTVRNDADRDKIKNLIKPFPWAWIGLYRDPQIYWSDGSNYSFSFWHKGYNKLGSMKVVCGVADLKKGGNWSLFSCEETKPFVCYSMRGWCFLE is encoded by the exons ATGAATTggactgaagctcagagctACTGCAGAGAGACGTACACAGACCTGGCCActattgaaaacactgaagaaatgaagaaacttaaaGACACAGTTTCCGCCGCTGGTTACGACTCTGAGATTTGGATTGGCCTGTACAGTCATATTGACTGGAAGTGGTCAGATGGGTTCAACCAGAGTGGAGCTGAATATAGGAGCTGGGAGTCTCCTGACCCAAACTATCATGAAGCCAATGAGCTCTGTGTGGTaattaataaaaatggaaaatggattTATGATGACTGCCATAGGAAGACTGTATTTGTCTGCTACAATG GAACATTAGAGGATTCTGACTTTGAGCTAGTGAATACATCAAAGAATTGGACTGAGGCTCAgaggcactgcagagaacaCTACACAGATCTGGTCACTGTGAGGAACGACGCTGACAGAGACAAGATAAAGAACTTGATAAAACCTTTCCCATGGGCATGGATCGGTTTGTACAGAGATCCTCAGATTTACTGGTCCGACGGGAGTAACTACTCATTCAGCTTCTGGCATAAGGGTTACAACAAACTTGGCTCGATGAAAGTCGTATGTGGTGTTGCAGATTTGAAGAAGGGAGGAAACTGGagtttattttcctgtgaagaaacaaaaccatttgtctgctacagcATGCGTGGATGGTGCTTCcttgagtga